Proteins co-encoded in one Paraburkholderia edwinii genomic window:
- a CDS encoding helicase-related protein, giving the protein MTRNFQASTLLRGLKDFQRATVEYVFARMFDENDPAMRFLVADEVGLGKTMIAKGVIAKTIDHLERTGERLDIVYVCSNAEIAAQNIKRLMLPGQSMIPHATRLTLLPLITDKLDSRRVNLISFTPGTTFGKKKGGGRRTGRKEERRLIYQMLRELDGVHDRGFRHALRGSAGDYWDTEAQIVIKYDKAIEQEYRERVAENSTLLAELREIAVVYSDRRMKISEINQARCMKLIGDLRALLARVCLVALKPALVILDEFQRFNELFDDPEAGENPAAELAHQLFNYEGRARVLLLSATPYKMFARDDEDEDHYADFLHTLRFLFPGDRETIAALKANISALRTGMLGTKNMAGLAKLDPVKNRIESALKRVMCRTERVEATQHADSMVVERPLTPQLSQRDLKDFRALEELADELKERETIEYWKSSPYLLNFMGQYAFKDAVREQTGSKTSGIHAAFSERNLALLEKRDINGYKAIDPGNARLRALIDRIDTEGLWKLLWMPPSMKYWGAGGEYKQIGSVSKHLVFSAWNVVPDALAALLSFEAERRIVSDIDRKLKYTEMPRRFGQQLRFSNSPDGRPAGMSALLLAFPSQALARIVDPLNLHDDGITVPTYAAAREHAMNLIGPALRPLVNSRVTDGPVDRRWYWVALARIEAVQHPEGRRWCSERWAEARLARHDDDADSSTGFDAHVRFWLDAWDNKIEELGRVPSDLIEVLADIALAAPATCALRTLSRIWPHGETPSEMLDAAARIAEGLRSQFNSPRAVAMLKAVEDEDSYWQSALQYGADGNLQALLDEYAHILFDSHGLGERSAAEGYETLAKAMFEAMSLRSATLRPDEIVVQDGRVSVAPLDTAIRTHFALRFGTQDEEEGAVARKESVQAAFNSPFWPFVLASTSIGQEGLDFHCWCHSVIHWNLPSNPVDMEQREGRVHRYKGYAVRKNVASCHGEAALRRASHGNLDLWNGLFNLAVENRPADSNDLIPYWIYETEGGARIERTVMALPLSCDEARYRRLKRSLALYRLVFAQPRQEDLLACLEQTMSENDAKREVARWRISLRPDSTPGTPRN; this is encoded by the coding sequence ATGACGCGTAATTTCCAGGCAAGCACGCTTCTCAGGGGGCTGAAGGACTTCCAGCGCGCGACCGTCGAATATGTATTCGCACGCATGTTCGATGAGAACGATCCTGCCATGCGCTTCCTGGTTGCCGACGAGGTGGGTCTCGGCAAAACGATGATCGCCAAGGGCGTGATTGCAAAGACGATCGACCATCTGGAGCGTACCGGCGAACGTCTTGACATCGTTTACGTGTGCTCTAACGCCGAGATTGCGGCTCAAAACATCAAGCGCCTCATGTTGCCGGGCCAATCGATGATCCCCCACGCCACGCGACTGACGCTTTTGCCGCTCATCACTGATAAGTTGGACAGCCGTCGGGTGAACCTTATCAGCTTCACGCCGGGGACAACGTTCGGCAAGAAGAAAGGCGGCGGCCGTCGCACGGGCCGCAAAGAGGAGCGGCGTCTCATCTATCAAATGCTCCGTGAACTAGATGGTGTTCACGATCGGGGATTCCGACATGCACTGAGGGGCAGCGCTGGTGACTACTGGGACACCGAGGCACAAATTGTCATCAAATATGATAAGGCTATCGAGCAGGAGTACCGCGAGAGGGTCGCTGAAAATTCAACGCTACTCGCGGAACTGCGTGAAATAGCAGTGGTGTACAGCGATCGCCGCATGAAGATTAGCGAAATTAATCAGGCGCGTTGTATGAAGCTAATAGGTGACCTCCGTGCACTACTCGCCCGCGTGTGCTTAGTCGCTCTTAAGCCAGCGCTTGTCATTCTCGACGAATTTCAGCGCTTTAACGAACTCTTTGACGATCCGGAAGCGGGGGAAAATCCAGCCGCCGAACTAGCACACCAGCTCTTCAATTACGAAGGTCGGGCACGTGTACTGCTGCTCTCCGCGACGCCCTATAAGATGTTTGCGCGAGATGACGAAGACGAAGACCACTACGCCGACTTTCTCCACACATTGCGGTTTCTGTTTCCGGGAGATCGAGAAACGATCGCGGCTTTAAAGGCAAATATATCCGCGCTACGCACGGGAATGCTCGGTACGAAGAATATGGCTGGACTCGCCAAGCTTGACCCGGTAAAAAACAGAATCGAATCGGCGCTGAAACGCGTAATGTGTAGAACCGAGCGTGTAGAAGCTACGCAGCACGCCGACTCCATGGTCGTAGAGCGGCCTCTCACACCACAGTTGAGTCAACGTGACTTAAAGGACTTCAGAGCGCTCGAGGAACTCGCAGATGAGCTCAAAGAGCGCGAGACGATCGAATACTGGAAATCGAGCCCTTATCTGCTCAATTTCATGGGCCAATACGCGTTCAAGGACGCGGTTCGTGAACAAACTGGCAGCAAGACCTCGGGCATCCATGCAGCGTTTTCCGAGCGGAACCTCGCATTACTGGAAAAGCGTGACATCAACGGCTACAAAGCAATCGATCCGGGTAATGCACGTCTGCGTGCACTGATTGATCGAATCGATACCGAAGGGCTGTGGAAACTGCTATGGATGCCGCCGTCGATGAAATACTGGGGCGCGGGCGGTGAATACAAGCAGATCGGGTCGGTCAGCAAGCATCTCGTTTTTTCGGCCTGGAATGTCGTGCCCGACGCACTCGCTGCTTTGCTGTCCTTTGAGGCGGAGCGCCGCATAGTAAGTGACATTGATCGCAAGCTCAAGTACACCGAGATGCCACGCCGTTTCGGGCAACAATTGCGCTTCTCAAATTCCCCTGATGGCAGACCGGCAGGCATGTCAGCGCTTTTACTCGCATTTCCGTCACAAGCTCTCGCGCGAATCGTTGACCCCCTCAACCTGCATGATGACGGAATCACCGTCCCGACTTACGCAGCGGCGCGTGAGCACGCAATGAACTTAATCGGGCCGGCTCTCAGACCACTCGTGAACTCCCGCGTTACCGATGGGCCCGTGGACAGGCGCTGGTATTGGGTGGCACTCGCACGGATAGAAGCAGTCCAACACCCCGAGGGCCGCCGATGGTGCTCGGAACGCTGGGCGGAGGCACGCCTTGCCCGTCACGACGATGATGCGGACTCGTCGACCGGATTCGACGCGCACGTAAGATTTTGGCTCGACGCGTGGGACAACAAAATTGAAGAGCTCGGACGCGTGCCTTCCGATCTTATAGAAGTCCTCGCGGACATCGCGCTCGCTGCTCCGGCGACGTGTGCGCTACGGACACTCTCCAGGATTTGGCCACACGGGGAAACGCCCAGCGAGATGTTAGACGCGGCAGCGCGCATTGCGGAGGGCCTGCGTAGCCAATTCAACTCTCCGCGCGCGGTTGCCATGCTAAAGGCCGTAGAGGACGAAGACTCGTACTGGCAAAGCGCGCTTCAGTATGGCGCGGACGGCAACTTGCAGGCCCTGCTGGACGAATACGCACATATCCTATTCGACTCACATGGACTCGGCGAGCGTTCTGCCGCAGAGGGCTACGAAACGCTTGCCAAAGCCATGTTTGAAGCTATGTCGTTGAGAAGCGCAACGTTGCGCCCCGACGAAATCGTAGTGCAAGACGGTAGAGTCAGCGTGGCCCCTCTTGATACAGCAATTCGGACGCATTTCGCATTGCGGTTCGGGACCCAGGACGAGGAGGAAGGCGCTGTCGCGCGAAAGGAGTCGGTACAAGCTGCTTTTAACTCGCCGTTCTGGCCATTCGTACTTGCGTCGACGTCCATCGGACAGGAGGGACTCGACTTTCACTGCTGGTGTCATTCGGTCATTCACTGGAACCTGCCGTCAAACCCAGTCGACATGGAACAGCGCGAAGGTCGAGTTCACCGCTACAAAGGCTACGCGGTGCGCAAGAACGTGGCGAGCTGCCATGGAGAGGCGGCCCTGCGGCGCGCGTCTCACGGGAATTTAGATCTCTGGAATGGTCTTTTCAACCTGGCCGTCGAAAACCGCCCTGCAGACTCAAACGATCTGATCCCGTACTGGATTTACGAAACCGAGGGAGGTGCGCGCATCGAGCGTACGGTGATGGCGCTCCCACTCAGCTGCGACGAAGCACGCTATCGTCGCCTCAAGCGAAGTCTTGCGCTCTATCGCTTGGTCTTCGCTCAACCGCGCCAGGAAGACTTGCTTGCGTGTCTCGAGCAAACCATGAGCGAGAACGATGCAAAGCGCGAAGTAGCGCGCTGGAGGATTTCACTGCGACCAGACTCTACTCCAGGTACTCCAAGGAACTGA
- a CDS encoding SNF2-related protein: protein MAFFNLFKRGASNNVAHPSFQPEWTERGIVFKLAFPLPARTVDELRTRVYAVERHEFVLAHYLLQLAQEGAASVNVDCLLLPWSEFFKLREMPEHHSSLASFVVPPERPFQPVLNHQATLSDLSFDLSVESWELDGRSIRAARRIGAVLIADNEEALLPAATWKAVEAIEQFQRRSAEQRTQHFNELGWGKIRSQMDVAGALYKSQYLATTHVLTPDRLRLPQAREDTPFGRVHTVIPTFDRAPDGWLRAFDQFETVQPHYDLVSSDGGRVRIVLSEPVRKVLQVIKRDMPGRRVAGARAEKFLHNPWAFLGDRAMDVLDEDDFLLDRASAGPLTTIFSVGTRVTDGRIDTVGLVVTEHYADGTARTFDCRFEDTALLAEFVTALESALREERELFPWNEFDLTVDAESTSQLETARQALFLWRSQAAARIDFTDVYTLAGYSERIHGIGVAKPMYVPVMQSASSDADDDGGWVPHELTPMVSVTLSGHDGQVFIPLTPEWVRNFEQSVQQAERDGMDEVRDRELPTAIDTVQARQLADAFGSMIAASEKVKAETAGKESKSSRGRESLLVKTNFNEIDYQEARRAVLTPPDDAKAILPASLRPSVSLKLHQRQGIAWFQHLVALSPSDCRGALLADDMGLGKTLQLLAVLGWFYEQNPAGKPSLVVAPKSLLENWSQEIERFFTPAYPAHLVLHGDELREKKQPIDLIDEQLQTRGITDLLKPDWLGNYKVIVTTYEVLTGYEFSFARQEFAFVICDEAQRIKTPGTRVTLAAKKLKADFRISCTGTPVENSLVDLWCLFDFVQPGLLGALENFGRTYRRPIECNTEEHHDSLNRLKLLIAPQTLRRTKEDIADELKKKYFVLQGLTEAVASLSINPPDGERLEVAISGYQLVLYKGGLKKLLDAAAEQDARQRARLSFGALHLMKAVCAEPYCLPGSRFAPDKRGLDAHLENSPKMRWLLEQLRQVKCRSEKAIIFTELREVQAALAYFIHQRFGLKPSVVNGDTQGRQAFIDRFSGIDGFNVIILSTLAAGAGLNVTAANHVFHYTRAWNAAKENQATDRAYRIGQERDVFVYCPTVVADFPTFEVRLDEMLKRKGKLAGTTMNSSSMEAMLNGNVEDVRMSELLGDLPASASTQPRYLTLEDIDRLDGGSFEYFCRLLWEKRGYVASVTAKRGGDGGIDVIALRGKDGELLQCKSSANVEVGWDAVKEVAAGAARYQNTYSGTRFRRVCVTNRRFNTGAHSQAEANRVQLIERDQLEHLLLQYPLTVDELDDELLRGLPLSSAA, encoded by the coding sequence ATGGCATTTTTCAACCTGTTCAAACGCGGCGCGTCGAATAATGTCGCGCACCCGAGCTTTCAGCCGGAGTGGACCGAGCGCGGCATCGTGTTCAAACTGGCCTTCCCGTTGCCGGCCCGGACAGTCGACGAGCTTCGCACAAGGGTGTATGCCGTTGAGCGGCACGAGTTTGTCCTTGCTCACTACCTCCTTCAGCTGGCTCAGGAAGGCGCCGCGTCGGTTAACGTCGATTGCCTTCTCTTGCCTTGGTCAGAGTTTTTCAAGCTGAGGGAGATGCCTGAACATCACTCGTCGCTTGCGAGCTTCGTTGTGCCACCTGAACGACCGTTCCAGCCTGTCCTAAATCATCAAGCCACGTTATCGGATTTATCCTTCGACCTGTCCGTCGAAAGCTGGGAGCTGGACGGACGGAGCATTCGTGCGGCTCGACGGATAGGCGCAGTGCTGATTGCCGACAATGAGGAGGCCCTGCTCCCGGCGGCAACCTGGAAAGCGGTCGAGGCCATCGAACAGTTTCAGCGTCGCTCTGCCGAGCAGCGCACCCAGCATTTCAATGAACTGGGTTGGGGCAAGATTCGCTCCCAAATGGATGTTGCGGGCGCTCTGTACAAATCCCAATACCTGGCGACGACCCACGTCTTGACACCAGACAGGCTTCGCCTTCCTCAAGCGAGGGAAGACACCCCATTCGGCCGTGTTCACACGGTCATACCCACGTTTGATCGTGCGCCCGACGGATGGCTACGTGCCTTTGACCAGTTTGAAACCGTTCAGCCACACTATGACCTTGTAAGTAGCGATGGCGGCCGGGTCCGAATCGTGTTGTCCGAACCCGTTCGCAAGGTTCTCCAAGTCATCAAGCGCGACATGCCAGGACGTCGTGTTGCTGGCGCACGAGCTGAGAAGTTTCTCCACAACCCGTGGGCTTTCCTCGGCGACAGAGCTATGGACGTGCTCGACGAAGACGACTTCTTACTGGATAGGGCCTCCGCTGGTCCGCTTACTACCATCTTCTCGGTCGGGACTCGGGTGACTGATGGTCGCATCGACACCGTAGGACTTGTTGTGACGGAACACTACGCTGATGGTACGGCACGAACGTTTGATTGCAGATTTGAAGATACGGCGTTACTCGCGGAATTTGTGACTGCCCTGGAGAGTGCCCTCCGCGAGGAGCGGGAGCTGTTTCCGTGGAACGAGTTCGACCTTACCGTCGATGCTGAATCTACCTCCCAACTTGAGACCGCCCGACAAGCTTTGTTTTTGTGGCGGAGCCAAGCCGCAGCGCGTATTGATTTTACGGATGTCTACACGTTGGCTGGGTACAGCGAGCGGATTCACGGAATCGGTGTAGCCAAGCCCATGTATGTACCGGTCATGCAGAGCGCTTCTTCCGACGCGGATGATGATGGCGGCTGGGTACCCCACGAGCTCACTCCAATGGTCTCAGTCACACTGTCCGGACACGATGGTCAAGTGTTCATTCCGCTCACTCCCGAATGGGTTCGAAACTTCGAGCAGTCGGTTCAGCAGGCAGAAAGGGATGGCATGGACGAGGTGCGAGACCGTGAACTGCCAACGGCCATAGATACTGTCCAGGCACGGCAGCTCGCCGACGCTTTCGGTTCGATGATTGCCGCCAGTGAAAAGGTTAAGGCGGAAACGGCTGGCAAAGAGTCAAAGTCAAGCAGGGGGAGGGAAAGCCTACTCGTCAAGACCAACTTCAACGAGATTGACTATCAGGAGGCGAGAAGGGCTGTCCTGACGCCTCCTGACGATGCGAAGGCAATCTTGCCGGCGTCCCTGCGACCATCCGTTTCGCTGAAGCTGCATCAGCGACAGGGCATTGCCTGGTTTCAGCATCTCGTCGCGCTTAGCCCCTCGGACTGTCGAGGAGCGCTGCTCGCAGACGACATGGGCCTTGGCAAGACTCTTCAGTTGCTCGCGGTGCTTGGCTGGTTCTATGAACAGAATCCTGCCGGGAAGCCGTCACTGGTTGTCGCGCCGAAAAGCTTGCTAGAAAATTGGTCTCAGGAAATTGAGCGATTCTTCACGCCCGCTTATCCCGCCCACCTTGTGTTACATGGCGACGAGCTGCGAGAGAAAAAACAGCCAATAGACCTCATCGACGAGCAACTGCAGACCCGCGGTATTACCGACCTGCTCAAACCAGACTGGCTCGGGAACTACAAAGTCATTGTTACGACCTACGAGGTATTAACGGGTTATGAATTTTCGTTTGCCCGCCAGGAATTTGCGTTTGTCATCTGCGATGAAGCGCAACGCATCAAGACGCCTGGTACGCGAGTTACACTTGCCGCGAAAAAACTGAAAGCGGATTTCCGTATTTCCTGCACGGGTACGCCGGTGGAAAATTCCCTGGTTGACCTGTGGTGCCTCTTTGACTTTGTGCAACCCGGTCTGCTGGGTGCGCTAGAGAATTTTGGCCGGACCTACCGCCGGCCGATTGAGTGCAACACCGAGGAGCATCATGACAGCCTGAACCGGCTCAAGTTGCTTATCGCTCCGCAAACCTTGCGTCGAACCAAGGAAGACATTGCGGACGAACTTAAGAAGAAGTACTTCGTCCTTCAAGGACTGACGGAAGCAGTGGCTTCGCTCAGCATCAATCCACCGGACGGTGAGCGCTTGGAGGTTGCGATTTCGGGCTACCAGCTGGTTTTGTACAAGGGCGGTCTCAAAAAGCTTCTGGACGCCGCAGCGGAGCAGGATGCCCGGCAGCGCGCGAGACTTTCGTTCGGCGCCCTGCATCTGATGAAGGCTGTTTGCGCTGAGCCCTATTGTCTACCGGGAAGCCGGTTTGCCCCGGACAAGCGCGGTCTTGATGCGCATCTTGAGAATTCGCCGAAGATGCGGTGGCTGCTAGAACAACTTCGGCAAGTTAAGTGCCGCTCGGAGAAAGCTATCATCTTCACCGAATTGCGCGAAGTACAGGCGGCGCTTGCCTATTTCATCCATCAGCGCTTTGGCCTTAAACCGTCAGTGGTGAACGGCGATACGCAGGGCCGCCAAGCCTTCATTGACCGTTTCTCTGGTATTGATGGATTCAACGTCATTATTCTCTCAACCTTAGCCGCTGGTGCCGGCCTTAATGTGACGGCGGCGAATCATGTTTTCCACTACACCCGCGCGTGGAACGCAGCAAAGGAAAACCAAGCCACGGACCGGGCGTACCGCATCGGTCAAGAAAGGGACGTGTTTGTCTACTGCCCAACTGTCGTTGCGGACTTTCCGACGTTTGAGGTACGCCTTGACGAAATGCTGAAGCGCAAGGGAAAACTCGCGGGAACCACCATGAACAGTTCGTCGATGGAAGCCATGCTGAACGGCAACGTCGAAGATGTACGCATGTCGGAACTGTTGGGAGACTTGCCTGCATCCGCCTCAACTCAGCCTAGGTATCTCACGCTCGAGGACATCGACCGTCTCGACGGTGGCAGCTTTGAGTACTTCTGCAGACTGTTGTGGGAGAAGCGTGGATATGTCGCGTCAGTGACGGCTAAGAGGGGCGGTGACGGTGGCATTGATGTGATTGCGCTGCGGGGAAAGGACGGTGAGTTACTCCAGTGCAAGTCATCCGCGAACGTTGAGGTTGGTTGGGACGCGGTGAAGGAAGTGGCAGCCGGCGCTGCGCGGTACCAGAACACTTACTCTGGAACGCGCTTCAGACGCGTGTGCGTAACGAACCGGCGCTTCAATACTGGCGCGCACTCCCAGGCCGAGGCCAATCGTGTCCAATTGATTGAGCGCGACCAGCTGGAACATTTGCTCTTGCAATATCCTTTAACTGTGGACGAACTCGATGACGAGTTGCTGAGGGGATTGCCTCTCTCGAGTGCGGCCTAA
- a CDS encoding EH signature domain-containing protein has translation MQLGTDALARLKTALDRKLAAFRSDYTGLGQPALVEKASDQARRAFQEYASARPSAHDAYASALAFLRGQELDESQRDTLASALNQPVAERRGTRPIGSDRLAALLGYYQDEAAAGTLWRLTWFGLLVSYFSYDPLSAQENEHNGWLSLRQLLVTTWPYIDNASGKATVPEWLAALRRHPALISETAADEFADRYIAGDRTTLDLIVESVGIPESSWFWHALVLSAVKSSVSYADERFVAQIPRLIALIKSRPVFRDEALETLLERYCRIPGHPVHHELRDYVVGKDVWRNPKLKAAGIATAWNRVPDTVWRMVLQWVNEGNLRDFFDVLAARNSADEGRLAFWSRYMQQISWTRLIFSSETVLLARSNREIRELIAREVGAYATLYGNKNIDAFIMQIGEYIIVEFSTTGNAAYVYDSATLQFDRYSPTYHGGTEDLRYGFRAGARCRIIHNAGWQSSAAYELGRLGIRPDDDAKQSRLPRHVSVETRPEKTPPRSGPGGPTSASPTAPSRVAAQAPFSMAALEAEVEQYIGAYIDDRRQATGGRLWVEDPQQDMALGRQLRAWGFKWANSRSAWYYAG, from the coding sequence ATGCAGCTAGGTACCGACGCGCTCGCCCGACTGAAGACGGCGCTTGACAGGAAGCTTGCCGCTTTCCGTTCCGACTATACGGGACTGGGACAGCCGGCACTGGTGGAAAAGGCGAGTGACCAGGCACGGCGGGCTTTTCAAGAATACGCAAGTGCACGTCCTTCTGCGCACGACGCATACGCGTCTGCACTCGCCTTCCTGCGCGGACAAGAACTCGACGAATCGCAGAGAGACACTCTTGCAAGCGCTCTAAATCAGCCGGTTGCCGAGCGCCGGGGAACGAGGCCCATAGGCAGCGACAGACTGGCCGCACTTCTCGGGTACTACCAGGACGAGGCGGCCGCCGGCACGTTGTGGCGTTTGACCTGGTTCGGGCTGCTAGTTTCGTATTTCTCGTACGACCCGCTTTCCGCGCAGGAGAATGAGCATAACGGGTGGTTGTCGCTGAGACAGTTACTTGTTACGACTTGGCCGTACATCGACAACGCCAGCGGTAAGGCGACGGTCCCCGAGTGGCTTGCCGCTTTGCGACGGCACCCCGCGCTCATCAGTGAAACGGCTGCGGACGAGTTCGCGGACCGTTACATTGCCGGTGACCGGACTACCCTCGATTTGATTGTTGAGAGCGTCGGCATCCCGGAGAGCAGCTGGTTCTGGCATGCATTGGTCCTCAGCGCGGTGAAGTCGAGCGTCAGCTATGCGGACGAACGTTTCGTGGCGCAGATACCTCGACTGATCGCACTCATCAAATCTCGGCCCGTGTTCCGCGATGAAGCCCTCGAAACGCTTCTCGAACGATATTGCCGCATTCCCGGGCATCCCGTCCACCATGAGCTGCGGGATTATGTCGTGGGCAAGGACGTCTGGCGCAATCCAAAACTAAAGGCGGCAGGCATTGCGACAGCATGGAATCGCGTACCCGATACTGTCTGGCGAATGGTCTTGCAGTGGGTCAATGAAGGTAATCTGCGCGACTTCTTCGATGTGCTGGCGGCCCGCAATAGCGCCGACGAGGGTCGACTTGCGTTCTGGAGCCGCTATATGCAGCAGATTTCGTGGACCCGCCTGATTTTCAGCAGTGAAACCGTCTTACTCGCGCGGAGCAACCGCGAAATCCGGGAGCTCATCGCACGTGAGGTGGGCGCGTACGCGACGCTATACGGGAACAAGAACATCGATGCGTTCATCATGCAGATTGGCGAGTACATCATTGTCGAGTTCAGTACAACGGGCAATGCCGCGTATGTGTACGACTCTGCAACGCTCCAGTTCGACAGATACTCACCGACCTATCACGGCGGCACCGAAGATTTGCGCTACGGATTTCGCGCTGGAGCCCGTTGCCGAATCATCCATAACGCGGGCTGGCAGTCCAGTGCGGCGTACGAGCTAGGCCGGCTTGGCATACGGCCCGATGACGACGCGAAGCAGTCGCGACTGCCCCGCCACGTCTCAGTCGAAACGCGACCAGAGAAGACGCCACCCCGATCGGGGCCGGGGGGGCCAACGTCGGCGTCGCCCACCGCCCCATCCCGAGTCGCCGCCCAAGCGCCGTTTTCCATGGCGGCGCTCGAGGCCGAGGTCGAGCAATACATTGGTGCCTACATCGACGATAGGCGCCAAGCCACTGGCGGGCGACTATGGGTCGAAGACCCGCAACAGGACATGGCGCTTGGCCGACAACTGAGGGCGTGGGGCTTCAAGTGGGCTAACTCACGTTCGGCGTGGTATTACGCGGGGTAA
- a CDS encoding OmpA family protein, which yields MFPRIVIKRPGRSDGESPFWISFSDLMSALMTLFLVVMAATLITVTRSVSSVEQRKVQRETDIRELMAQIKEVSRRFPEVKVNETTYRIDLGDIVRFDSGRSDISTSGATFLRNYVPVLLKAQQTDIGRKWIRRIVVEGFTDQDGSYLYNLGLSLDRSRRVVCALFALPSQDEIPLSIAQKAQIRDLFLVGGYSFNSTKESKEASRRVELKVDFWALDEQPSVPLAPISNEFGQCS from the coding sequence ATGTTTCCACGAATCGTAATCAAACGCCCCGGCAGGTCCGATGGCGAAAGTCCTTTCTGGATTTCTTTTTCAGACTTGATGTCCGCACTGATGACCCTGTTCCTGGTCGTCATGGCCGCCACACTTATCACCGTCACGCGGAGCGTTTCGTCCGTTGAGCAGCGGAAGGTACAGCGCGAAACGGATATCCGCGAACTAATGGCCCAAATCAAGGAAGTGTCGCGGCGGTTTCCAGAGGTAAAGGTAAACGAAACCACTTATCGAATCGACCTCGGCGACATCGTCCGGTTCGATAGTGGAAGGTCAGACATCTCAACCAGCGGGGCGACATTCCTACGCAACTACGTACCGGTTCTTCTGAAGGCGCAACAGACAGATATTGGCAGGAAATGGATTCGTCGCATCGTCGTGGAAGGGTTTACCGACCAGGATGGCAGCTATCTATACAACTTGGGGCTGAGCCTTGATCGCAGCCGACGCGTAGTTTGCGCGCTTTTCGCTCTACCAAGTCAGGACGAAATACCATTGAGCATTGCACAAAAAGCCCAGATCCGTGACCTCTTCCTTGTCGGCGGATACTCATTTAATTCCACAAAGGAGTCCAAGGAAGCGAGCCGCCGGGTCGAACTGAAGGTCGACTTCTGGGCGCTCGATGAGCAGCCCTCCGTACCGCTCGCACCCATCTCAAATGAGTTCGGGCAATGCAGCTAG